In Mustela lutreola isolate mMusLut2 chromosome 1, mMusLut2.pri, whole genome shotgun sequence, one genomic interval encodes:
- the SCOC gene encoding short coiled-coil protein isoform X1 has protein sequence MMNADMDAVDAENQVELEEKTRLINQVLELQHTLEDLSARVDAVKEENLKLKSENQVLGQYIENLMSASSVFQTTDTKSKRK, from the exons ATGATGAATGCCGACATGGATG CAGTGGATGCTGAAAACCAGGTGGAACTGGAGGAGAAAACACGACTTATTAATCAAGTGTTGGAACTTCAACACACACTTGAAG acctCTCTGCAAGAGTAGATGCAGTTAAGGAAGAAAATCTGAAGCTAAAATCAGAAAACCAAGTTCTTGgacaatatatagaaaacctCATGTCAGCTTCTAGTGTTTTTCAAACAACTGacacaaaaagcaaaagaaagtaa